One Thomasclavelia spiroformis DSM 1552 DNA window includes the following coding sequences:
- a CDS encoding transposase, whose product MKRCFFEIDDHLKIIRKLKEKYIEFNSSHETDQVKLNTVLKELTDEYSKSAISVFREFSVLLDTHKQEIINSFIYINDASGKQRRISNRPIEGFNRIPKDFKRNSRGLSNFEYARTRLIWSSRKNEAILSTPKSKEEVYRHRSKNK is encoded by the coding sequence ATGAAAAGATGTTTTTTTGAAATTGATGATCATTTGAAAATCATCAGAAAACTAAAAGAAAAATATATTGAATTTAATTCTTCTCATGAAACAGATCAGGTAAAATTAAATACAGTTCTCAAAGAGCTCACTGACGAATATTCAAAATCTGCAATATCAGTATTCAGAGAGTTTTCCGTACTATTAGATACGCATAAACAGGAAATAATCAATTCCTTTATTTATATAAACGATGCCAGTGGAAAACAAAGACGTATTTCCAACAGACCGATTGAAGGTTTTAATCGAATACCAAAAGACTTTAAAAGAAATTCAAGAGGATTAAGTAATTTTGAATATGCCCGTACTCGACTGATATGGTCTAGCAGAAAAAACGAAGCAATACTTTCTACACCAAAATCCAAAGAAGAAGTTTATAGACACAGATCAAAAAACAAATAG
- a CDS encoding transposase has protein sequence MAKKKQIDKQFKIDAVNYRKHHPELTMAEVANNLGISLSSIHRWIKEYSSNSDDESKVFRGSGNYSSDDAKELARLKKENRDLRDAVEILKKAMNILNSQ, from the coding sequence ATGGCTAAAAAGAAACAAATCGATAAACAATTTAAAATTGATGCTGTTAATTATAGGAAGCATCATCCTGAACTTACCATGGCTGAAGTAGCTAATAATCTTGGAATCTCATTAAGTTCTATTCATCGCTGGATTAAAGAATATTCATCAAACAGCGATGATGAAAGCAAGGTATTTAGAGGTTCTGGTAATTATTCCAGTGATGATGCTAAAGAACTGGCAAGATTAAAAAAAGAAAACAGGGATTTAAGAGACGCTGTTGAAATATTAAAAAAAGCTATGAACATTCTCAACAGCCAGTAA
- a CDS encoding WYL domain-containing protein, whose translation MTDNQITIYLDPIAYEKIIEDQKLFKTGKNKSDIIKKIIINHYSNYNHNINSLKQKIQEAITIESNVQDFSEISYQNIAWKITKYISETSFLDGESKRNRKKKIHIRKNKNDDELDFILDACPKNASESEYLANIIYSYLKEPQCEREKIIYKKVINKINDAIKNNQNIRIKTKSGKKIFISPKEICTSKEGLYNYLLYQGYKEETNKYFASTIHIYNITSVYLDASVRTFQTYIEEQFKKMKLNGVQFSINNNTIYKVLLTDRGKDLFDSRYLERPIPLSKSDQKKGIYYFNCSELQFKSYFAPFLNEVIVLEPEEVRIKIIEEYKETLNNYKNI comes from the coding sequence ATGACAGATAATCAAATTACCATATACTTAGATCCTATTGCTTATGAGAAAATAATTGAAGATCAAAAATTATTTAAAACAGGAAAAAATAAGTCAGATATAATAAAAAAAATAATAATAAATCATTATTCAAACTATAACCATAATATAAATTCTTTAAAACAGAAAATACAGGAGGCAATCACAATTGAAAGTAATGTTCAAGATTTTAGTGAAATAAGTTATCAAAATATTGCATGGAAAATTACTAAATATATATCTGAAACATCATTTTTAGATGGTGAAAGCAAACGAAATCGAAAAAAAAAGATACACATAAGAAAAAATAAAAACGATGATGAATTAGACTTTATACTTGATGCCTGTCCAAAAAATGCAAGTGAGTCTGAATATTTAGCTAATATTATTTACTCATATCTAAAAGAACCCCAATGTGAGAGAGAAAAAATTATTTATAAAAAAGTAATAAATAAAATTAATGATGCAATCAAAAATAATCAAAATATCCGTATAAAAACAAAATCGGGAAAGAAAATATTTATTAGTCCAAAAGAAATTTGCACTTCTAAAGAAGGGCTATATAATTATCTTTTATATCAAGGTTATAAAGAAGAAACGAATAAATATTTTGCTAGCACAATACATATATATAATATTACAAGTGTGTATCTTGATGCAAGTGTTCGAACATTTCAAACTTATATAGAAGAACAATTCAAAAAAATGAAATTAAATGGTGTTCAGTTTTCGATTAATAATAATACAATTTATAAAGTCCTATTAACAGACAGGGGTAAAGATTTATTCGATTCTAGATATCTAGAAAGACCTATACCATTATCGAAAAGTGATCAAAAAAAAGGAATTTATTACTTCAACTGTTCAGAACTACAATTTAAATCATATTTTGCTCCGTTTCTTAATGAGGTAATTGTTTTAGAGCCTGAGGAAGTCAGAATTAAAATAATAGAGGAATATAAGGAAACATTAAATAATTATAAAAATATTTAA
- a CDS encoding toll/interleukin-1 receptor domain-containing protein: MYRCFKLSLDQWEFKNNHKQFLDNCKTCGIELKENLVNAFDSILNASIDGNGVISGENFIDSWFPIDNYDVFLSYSHDDEELALLLAGFLKYQFGLRVFIDELFWGSADDLLHKLDDKYCKTKEGNYDYRKRNFTTTHVHAMLSTAIARTINNSEVIIFLNSEKSIYKVREEVNVGQTLSPWIYEEIIFTTVIGEREWYEHRLDELKESTINFQKSMEISYLVPNEHLIPIQYNDLCEWIKLWEERKDNGNGPYGNICLKPNEKIRHPLNVLYDFKCGYDIKCS, translated from the coding sequence ATGTATAGATGTTTTAAATTGTCTCTAGACCAGTGGGAATTTAAAAATAATCATAAGCAATTTTTAGATAATTGTAAGACATGTGGGATAGAACTGAAAGAAAATCTTGTTAATGCTTTTGATTCAATACTAAATGCATCAATTGATGGTAATGGTGTGATAAGTGGAGAAAATTTTATTGATAGTTGGTTTCCGATTGATAACTATGATGTGTTTCTTTCATATTCTCATGATGATGAAGAACTAGCTTTGCTATTGGCAGGATTCTTAAAATACCAATTTGGATTGAGAGTGTTTATAGATGAACTGTTTTGGGGAAGTGCTGATGATTTGCTTCATAAGCTTGATGATAAATATTGTAAAACTAAAGAAGGAAATTACGATTATAGAAAACGAAATTTTACAACTACCCATGTACATGCTATGTTATCAACTGCTATTGCAAGAACAATCAATAATTCAGAAGTTATAATTTTCCTTAATTCAGAAAAGTCGATATATAAAGTAAGAGAAGAAGTGAATGTGGGCCAAACTCTTTCTCCTTGGATTTATGAAGAAATTATTTTCACAACTGTTATTGGTGAAAGAGAATGGTATGAACATAGACTAGATGAGTTAAAAGAGTCAACTATTAATTTTCAGAAATCAATGGAAATATCATATTTAGTTCCGAATGAACATCTAATACCTATTCAGTATAATGATTTATGCGAGTGGATCAAATTGTGGGAGGAGAGAAAAGATAATGGTAATGGACCCTATGGAAATATCTGCCTTAAACCTAATGAAAAGATACGTCATCCGTTGAATGTTTTGTATGATTTCAAATGTGGATATGATATAAAATGTAGCTAA
- a CDS encoding cyclic GMP-AMP synthase DncV-like nucleotidyltransferase: protein MKLKKQFQDFHDYIKSPLTDQLKEKRAMFEDEIKNNFSTVCDEKGIEIKKSDLNFFMQGSYSISTAIDAYDSSVDLDLAVAFEFNVEDNSDCREIKGYMRDSIDNYNRTIDYKIPCITVTYFEDGEESYHIDFPIYAIHNNQYYLAKGKEYSSDYKWELSDPKGLKKYLESYLANNSQLRRVVRYLKCWKLNAFDRNNGNEVPPSIALTLLACKYFEEKKEDNQDYDLEALYNVVKKIKDSIDSYSDDPYYYVNLPVVPYTDTMFKINSNSSYRKKFKSKIYDFELQLRNAKNAGDEHTAGEYVRKVLGEEFEVPEKQVDAGENKFRRTSQFG, encoded by the coding sequence ATGAAATTAAAAAAACAATTTCAAGATTTTCATGATTATATTAAATCACCTTTAACAGATCAATTAAAAGAAAAAAGAGCAATGTTTGAAGATGAGATAAAGAATAATTTTTCGACAGTATGTGATGAAAAAGGAATAGAAATAAAAAAATCTGATCTGAATTTCTTTATGCAAGGCTCATACTCTATTTCAACAGCAATAGATGCATATGACAGTTCTGTAGATTTGGATTTGGCAGTAGCTTTTGAGTTTAATGTTGAGGACAATAGTGATTGTCGAGAGATAAAGGGATATATGAGAGATAGCATAGATAATTATAATAGGACAATTGATTATAAAATTCCTTGCATTACAGTAACATATTTTGAAGATGGTGAAGAGTCATATCATATTGATTTTCCTATATATGCAATTCACAATAATCAGTATTATTTAGCTAAAGGAAAAGAATATAGTAGTGACTATAAATGGGAATTATCAGATCCAAAAGGACTGAAGAAATATTTAGAAAGTTATTTAGCAAATAATTCTCAATTAAGAAGAGTAGTAAGATATTTAAAATGTTGGAAGCTTAATGCTTTTGATAGAAATAATGGGAATGAAGTGCCACCAAGTATTGCATTAACATTATTAGCGTGTAAATATTTTGAAGAGAAGAAAGAAGACAACCAAGATTATGATTTAGAGGCATTGTATAATGTTGTGAAAAAAATCAAAGATTCTATAGATAGTTATAGTGACGATCCTTACTATTATGTAAATTTACCAGTGGTTCCTTATACAGATACTATGTTTAAAATTAACTCAAATTCTTCATACAGAAAGAAATTTAAGAGTAAAATTTATGATTTTGAATTGCAGTTGAGAAATGCAAAAAATGCTGGAGATGAACATACAGCTGGAGAATATGTACGCAAAGTACTAGGAGAGGAATTTGAAGTTCCAGAAAAGCAGGTAGATGCAGGTGAAAATAAGTTTAGAAGAACAAGTCAATTTGGATAA
- a CDS encoding ThiF family adenylyltransferase, with the protein MKISLEEQVNLDKKFVESKLLEFSHIVKVEEKFIQFEYKNETFYLLLNFGGIPDICVLTDQIKSYPHFCLHKSLQMGDLNFYSICLYVRDEISFYNATYQEKCEFVLEQFKRLMNLNTYELEKEVVSEYKYHWNKKSMLLVYSNISPADSIKGIHMFEYRRKKDKKPINNYVLSKKFPFKSSIYSYTQMNCLYLNVIDIKGILPPPFKMWDTKLLKELLFSLKRKRFDEKTCRLLARCYVRDKIFIFLRFPQLNNLEIGIKILFSNNIKGKLKEKISHIISITFIEVSNRNIETSIIRNGGNLIECKKVLVIGCGSLGSYIVRELPKIGVSNLTIVDGDNLEYCNLSRHTLGEMFVGTNKATAMCELLSAEYGNMKFNAINEYVLDHNFSEIINDESDYDLIIITTGNEDLQYMFNNRLIKLKKYIPTIFCWLESYSIGFHALVMKNPSDGCYSCVLNSNFNYIVNHEKQIKYNGCGGVYSQYGINILLNTTSLIIDIINAWPSINSNILYSYKTKSINNHIDDLQFTKRYYEDDYGINKVENLKVKECDCCD; encoded by the coding sequence GTGAAAATAAGTTTAGAAGAACAAGTCAATTTGGATAAAAAGTTTGTTGAGAGTAAGCTTTTAGAATTTTCGCATATTGTTAAGGTGGAAGAAAAATTTATTCAATTTGAGTACAAGAATGAAACATTTTATTTATTACTAAATTTCGGTGGTATTCCAGATATTTGCGTTTTGACGGATCAAATAAAATCATATCCACATTTTTGTTTGCATAAAAGTTTGCAGATGGGAGATTTAAATTTTTATTCTATATGTTTATATGTGAGAGATGAAATTTCATTTTATAATGCAACTTATCAGGAAAAATGTGAATTTGTTCTTGAACAATTTAAAAGATTGATGAATTTAAATACTTATGAATTAGAAAAAGAAGTTGTTAGTGAGTATAAATACCATTGGAATAAAAAATCTATGTTATTAGTATATTCAAATATTTCTCCGGCAGATTCAATTAAAGGGATTCATATGTTTGAGTATAGAAGGAAAAAGGATAAGAAACCTATAAACAACTATGTTCTTTCAAAAAAATTTCCTTTTAAGTCTTCTATATATAGCTATACTCAAATGAATTGTTTGTATCTTAATGTTATCGATATAAAAGGAATCCTACCTCCACCTTTTAAAATGTGGGATACTAAATTATTAAAAGAATTGTTATTTAGTCTAAAAAGAAAACGTTTTGACGAAAAAACTTGCAGATTATTAGCGCGTTGTTATGTTAGAGATAAGATATTCATTTTTTTGCGTTTTCCACAACTCAATAATTTAGAGATAGGAATAAAGATACTTTTTTCAAATAATATAAAAGGAAAATTGAAAGAAAAAATAAGTCACATAATATCAATTACTTTTATTGAAGTTTCAAATAGAAATATTGAAACAAGTATAATTAGAAATGGTGGGAATCTTATTGAATGTAAAAAAGTATTGGTTATAGGGTGCGGATCTTTAGGATCATATATTGTTAGAGAATTACCAAAGATTGGGGTTAGCAATCTAACAATTGTTGATGGAGATAACTTGGAATATTGTAATCTATCTAGACATACATTGGGGGAAATGTTTGTTGGAACCAATAAAGCTACTGCGATGTGTGAATTACTCTCTGCTGAATACGGGAATATGAAATTCAATGCTATTAATGAATATGTGTTGGATCATAATTTTTCTGAAATCATCAATGATGAATCTGACTACGACTTGATTATCATTACTACAGGAAATGAAGATTTACAGTATATGTTCAATAATCGATTAATAAAATTGAAGAAATATATTCCAACAATTTTTTGTTGGTTAGAATCCTATTCAATAGGTTTTCATGCATTGGTTATGAAAAATCCATCTGATGGATGTTATAGCTGTGTTTTGAATTCTAATTTCAACTATATTGTAAATCATGAAAAACAAATTAAGTATAATGGATGTGGTGGAGTTTATTCTCAATATGGAATCAATATTCTTTTAAATACGACATCATTAATTATTGACATAATTAATGCATGGCCCTCAATTAACTCCAATATTTTGTATTCTTATAAAACAAAAAGCATTAATAATCATATAGATGATTTACAATTTACAAAACGTTATTACGAAGATGATTATGGAATAAATAAAGTTGAAAATTTAAAGGTTAAGGAATGTGATTGTTGTGATTGA
- a CDS encoding macro domain-containing protein, protein MRKIYKWYSKLTKRVKDSIIITMSSIGVISTFLSVLGLSLADIETLTIWLRIVISVFAFIVLYIIIYMLIGRIFKDSVSTTIHQTSVTVVCGDIFEVPEFRVIGCDTNFRTEIDDVIISKKSLHGQLILNHGVPDEINAVIESEAKRLGLHKNDEGLYDFPLGTIIRYDSSVDNHTYLMLAMTELNSNYESHTNMAKFEYMLMRMWKEINRVYAGNDIALPLLGSGISRFDDGPKEYGALLRCMLCTLNGSGVTFNSNIKILIYGNIKDIPLYEYKDIFNIV, encoded by the coding sequence ATGAGAAAGATATATAAATGGTACAGTAAATTAACAAAACGAGTAAAAGATAGTATTATTATTACTATGTCTTCAATAGGAGTAATATCTACTTTTCTATCTGTGTTAGGTCTATCGTTGGCGGATATAGAGACGTTAACTATTTGGTTAAGGATAGTTATAAGTGTATTTGCTTTCATTGTATTATATATAATTATATATATGTTGATAGGTAGAATATTTAAAGATTCTGTTAGTACCACGATTCATCAAACATCTGTAACTGTTGTTTGTGGTGATATATTTGAAGTTCCAGAATTTAGAGTGATAGGTTGTGATACAAATTTTAGAACCGAAATTGATGATGTAATTATATCGAAAAAATCTTTACATGGACAATTGATTTTAAATCATGGGGTACCAGATGAGATTAATGCAGTAATTGAATCGGAAGCAAAACGTTTAGGATTACATAAAAATGATGAGGGATTATATGATTTTCCACTTGGTACGATAATTCGTTATGATAGCAGTGTTGATAATCATACATATTTGATGTTGGCTATGACAGAATTGAATAGTAATTATGAGAGTCATACAAATATGGCTAAATTTGAATATATGCTAATGAGAATGTGGAAGGAAATTAACAGGGTTTATGCAGGAAACGATATTGCTCTTCCTTTGTTGGGATCGGGTATTTCAAGATTTGATGATGGTCCAAAAGAATATGGAGCGTTATTAAGATGCATGTTGTGCACTCTTAATGGTAGTGGAGTAACTTTTAATTCAAATATTAAGATTCTTATATATGGAAATATAAAGGATATTCCCTTATACGAATATAAAGATATATTTAATATAGTTTAA
- a CDS encoding TIR domain-containing protein — MGHKCFISFKKEDDYYKNEISKILEEGQIQGKSLDKWIDSEDIDYVMQVIRSQYMKNTSVTLFLIGEHSSENEGFEYSWSDGCYYNKQNFIIRELKATLYDGKGNRRSGLLGIVLPNMYDTVYGGSYTCSHCGKEVNVVNINSNTVIKEFSENYYLNPNCNDGHCDETGRYCVLVKYDDFIKNPNVYIDMAYDKTNEEISDFVHWKDIKHEYKKTYL, encoded by the coding sequence ATGGGACACAAATGTTTTATTAGTTTCAAAAAAGAAGATGATTATTACAAAAATGAAATCTCTAAAATATTGGAGGAAGGGCAAATTCAAGGAAAATCGCTTGATAAGTGGATAGATTCTGAAGATATTGACTATGTTATGCAGGTAATTCGCTCTCAATATATGAAGAATACTTCTGTAACACTTTTCTTAATAGGAGAACATTCTTCAGAAAATGAAGGATTCGAATATAGTTGGTCAGATGGATGCTATTATAATAAACAAAATTTCATTATTAGAGAATTAAAAGCTACACTTTATGATGGAAAAGGTAACAGACGAAGTGGATTATTGGGAATAGTTTTACCAAATATGTATGATACTGTATATGGTGGAAGTTATACATGTTCACATTGTGGTAAAGAGGTTAACGTGGTTAATATTAATTCAAATACAGTAATTAAGGAATTTTCAGAAAACTATTATCTAAACCCAAACTGTAATGATGGACATTGTGACGAAACAGGGCGTTATTGTGTTTTGGTAAAGTATGATGATTTTATTAAAAATCCTAATGTGTATATAGATATGGCATATGATAAAACAAATGAAGAAATAAGCGATTTTGTTCATTGGAAAGATATTAAACATGAATATAAGAAAACGTATTTATGA
- a CDS encoding zinc ribbon-containing protein, giving the protein MYKTGEKPGKGTYVCIKCDTVVILDDTNDTLPPCPKCNNVTYRKIS; this is encoded by the coding sequence GTGTATAAAACAGGAGAAAAGCCAGGTAAGGGAACTTATGTCTGTATAAAATGTGACACAGTTGTGATATTAGATGATACTAATGATACTTTACCACCATGTCCAAAATGTAATAATGTAACCTATCGTAAAATATCATAA
- a CDS encoding IS3 family transposase, giving the protein MDEYIDKDADSNKVSIRAVTKILNISRSGFKSWKHRKKSHRQLHKERIKEMILTIYHENKEIYGAPKITYILRQKGIKISMKTVSNYMREMGIKACYIKHWTKTTISKNFTADLKNLLKREFNPDRPNAFWCTDITYIWTYDEGFVYLTSVMDLYSRKIISWVLTKDMKAESIIEAINIAKVRRNIEKPLVIHSDRGVQFTSEEYQKITIKMKRSYSQKGTPWDNACIESFHSLIKREWLNRFKIMDYGQTYQLIFEYIETFYNTVRIHNHCGYMSPNNYESEFFKCRS; this is encoded by the coding sequence TTGGACGAATATATTGATAAAGATGCCGATTCTAATAAGGTTTCGATTAGAGCAGTAACCAAAATATTAAATATTTCCAGAAGCGGTTTTAAATCATGGAAGCATCGTAAAAAATCCCATCGGCAACTGCACAAAGAACGAATCAAAGAAATGATTCTAACTATTTATCATGAAAACAAAGAAATTTATGGAGCACCAAAAATCACCTATATCCTGCGGCAAAAAGGAATAAAGATAAGCATGAAAACAGTCAGTAATTATATGCGTGAGATGGGAATAAAAGCCTGCTATATAAAACACTGGACAAAAACAACGATTTCTAAAAATTTCACTGCAGATTTAAAAAATCTGCTTAAAAGAGAATTCAATCCAGACAGGCCAAATGCTTTCTGGTGTACAGACATAACCTATATCTGGACCTATGATGAGGGTTTTGTTTATTTAACAAGTGTAATGGATTTATATTCAAGAAAAATCATATCCTGGGTATTAACTAAAGATATGAAAGCCGAATCGATAATAGAAGCAATAAATATTGCAAAAGTACGAAGAAATATTGAAAAACCGCTTGTGATCCATAGCGATCGTGGAGTGCAGTTTACAAGTGAAGAATATCAAAAAATAACGATAAAAATGAAAAGAAGCTATTCACAAAAGGGAACACCATGGGATAATGCATGTATAGAATCGTTTCATTCACTGATAAAAAGAGAATGGCTAAATCGCTTCAAAATAATGGATTATGGTCAAACATATCAATTAATATTTGAATATATTGAAACATTTTATAACACAGTAAGAATTCATAATCATTGCGGTTATATGAGTCCAAATAATTATGAATCAGAATTTTTCAAATGTCGAAGTTAA
- a CDS encoding Mov34/MPN/PAD-1 family protein, which translates to MIEYRNELIKVQSKRYKTVINISDKVISNMAMYVQNRSFINESGGVLLGYKVKEQNVIIIDDLSLPDKEDESSMIKFVRKSISHILKINKSSLNNSFCIGNWHTHPVSNPTPSLIDLSTWKKELSECKSSFGFQVYIICGIDGFKVWLGEENTENIAECFECEKSEGIYIDKFKCIER; encoded by the coding sequence GTGATTGAATATAGAAATGAGTTAATTAAGGTACAGTCAAAAAGGTACAAGACAGTTATTAATATCTCAGACAAGGTAATTTCAAATATGGCAATGTATGTACAAAATAGGTCTTTTATTAATGAATCTGGTGGTGTTTTACTTGGTTACAAAGTGAAGGAACAAAATGTAATAATAATAGATGATTTGTCATTACCAGATAAAGAAGATGAAAGTAGCATGATTAAATTTGTTAGAAAATCAATCTCACACATTTTGAAAATCAATAAATCTTCTTTGAATAATTCATTTTGCATAGGTAATTGGCATACTCATCCTGTTTCAAATCCCACTCCTTCGTTAATTGATTTATCAACTTGGAAAAAAGAATTATCTGAGTGTAAAAGTTCTTTTGGGTTTCAAGTGTATATTATTTGCGGTATAGATGGGTTTAAAGTATGGCTAGGAGAAGAGAATACAGAAAATATTGCCGAATGTTTTGAATGTGAAAAGAGTGAAGGAATATATATAGATAAGTTTAAATGTATTGAGAGGTAA